The DNA region CAGCTCGGTTAGTGCTACATTCGATATTTTTGTAGTGTTTATCCAAAAGAGCGGCTTTAGCTGCATCGTTGAAGTAAGCGACAATGTGGCACTCGTCTTTCACTTGGTTTGCTATACTCAACGCCGTAGTTAATGTTCGTTCATCATTTTGATCATAGATAATAACTCGATTGGCTGTATTTAAAGCTAAGCGCTGCTGCTCGCTACTATCTGCAAAACTGCTCACGACAGCAAAGTCGACTTCTTTATATTCTTGTAAAGGGTGGAGCATAGTTTCATCTTCAACAGCGAGTATGATGCGGCCATTTTCGCGTTTTTTATCTGCCAAAATGCAATCCACGAGCGTTTTGGTGTGAGGAACATGCCAGCCGATGATAATCACGTGTTGTTGATAGTGAGCGAAATCTTTCATACCTTTTATATTCCTTTCAATAAAATCTCTAATTTGGCTTGATATTTTTGCAAGAACTACACCAAATAATGCAATGCTAACCGGCATTTGATACCAAGCTAAAAACTGTTGTCCTGCTGTGGTTATTGGTGAGTAATCACCATAACCAACTGTTGAGCCAGTCACATTCATAAAGTAAAAAAGCGAGGTATTTGAGTTAGCTCGTTTTCTCCTAATGCATTGAATGTTAACCAGCAGATTCCATAGTGAAAGAGTGTCGTAACCAATATTCCTAGCCATGTAACACGCTGCAAATGTAATGCAACGAGTACCGATATGCGTTTGAGTATGTGCATGTATCTATCACCTATTTTTGGTGTTTTTATTTTTCTCTCCCAGAGGTTAATCGAGTATCAATTGCTATCGTATAACCTAAATTTAGGGAACCTTTGCCAACGCAGCGAAGTGTACATGAAAGTGAAAAAGAGGCTCCACTCCCTTATCGAAGTATCCCCAACATGGTGTACTATTTGGAACACACCTCTAGGTTTTACCTGCT from Vibrio nitrifigilis includes:
- a CDS encoding potassium channel family protein yields the protein MARNIGYDTLSLWNLLVNIQCIRRKRANSNTSLFYFMNVTGSTVGYGDYSPITTAGQQFLAWYQMPVSIALFGVVLAKISSQIRDFIERNIKGMKDFAHYQQHVIIIGWHVPHTKTLVDCILADKKRENGRIILAVEDETMLHPLQEYKEVDFAVVSSFADSSEQQRLALNTANRVIIYDQNDERTLTTALSIANQVKDECHIVAYFNDAAKAALLDKHYKNIECSTNRAAELLARSMQDPGASRVLNQLLSPNIGATQYTLKVPDIEPVSVAEISRYFKEHYNAMLIAIAHMQSGDDVVLNPAPETLVTSGMYLHYIASERLHSKQLDWQCR